A single Lactuca sativa cultivar Salinas chromosome 8, Lsat_Salinas_v11, whole genome shotgun sequence DNA region contains:
- the LOC111921904 gene encoding ureide permease 1, with product MVGLTFFFLSCQRCKLRLLLSEIRFFMVNSICFHDFSEFPFLTTFTTEGIRSNLKMYIVDSRGGAIACMLLALLFLGTWPAILTLLERRGRLPQHTYLDYTITNLLAAVIIAFTFGEFGHTNDDKPNFLVQLSQNNWPSVLFAMAGGVVLSLGNLSTQYAWAFVGLSVTEVITASITVVIGTTLNYFLDDKINRAEILFPGVACFLIAVCLGSVVHASNAKDNQEKLDGLKGSQIDKKGSISSGSYATSKKDLEDGGGKGEKAKAGTASFLIELESQRAIKVFGKSTFIGLAICLFAGICFSLFSPAFNLATNDQWNTLDDGVPHLSVYTAFFYFSCSCFVIAIILNITFLYHPAFNLPKSSIKAYLNDWEGRGWAFLAGFLCGFGNGLQFMGGQAAGYAAADAVQALPLVSTFWGVLIFGEYRKSSRRTYVFLIGMLSMFIVAVGVLMASSGHRKH from the exons ATGGTgggtttgacttttttttttctttcttgtcAAAGATGCAAACTACGTCTTTTGCTTTCGGAGATTCGTTTCTTTATGGTTAATTCTATTTGTTTTCAT GATTTTTCCGAGTTTCCTTTCTTGACTACTTTTACAACAGAGGGAATCCGTTCGAATTTGAAGATGTACATAGTAGATAGCAGAGGAGGAGCCATAGCATGCATGCTGCTTGCGCTCCTCTTCCTAGGAACATGGCCTGCAATTCTAACTCTGTTAGAACGACGTGGTCGTCTTCCTCAACACACTTATCTTGATTACACAATCACCAATCTTCTGGCTGCTGTCATAATCGCTTTTACATTTGGGGAATTTGGCCATACCAATGATGACAAACCCAATTTTCTAGTCCAGCTTTCTCAG AACAATTGGCCAAGCGTTCTGTTTGCAATGGCAGGTGGGGTGGTTTTAAGCCTTGGAAATCTGTCAACACAATACGCTTGGGCTTTTGTTGGTTTATCAGTAACTGAGGTCATCACTGCAAGTATTACAGTTGTTATag GTACAACTTTGAACTACTTTTTAGACGATAAAATCAACAGAGCTGAGATACTTTTCCCAGGGGTTGCGTGTTTCTTGATTGCTGTTTGTCTTGGTTCTGTTGTGCATGCATCTAATGCCAAAGATAATCAAGAAAAGCTTGATGGATTAAAAGGTTCTCAAATTGACAAAAAAGG ATCAATTAGCAGCGGATCATACGCGACATCAA AAAAGGATCTGGAGGATGGAGGTGGTAAAGGAGAGAAAGCGAAAGCAGGGACTGCAAGTTTTCTTATTGAACTCGAGAGCCAAAGAGCAATCAAG GTATTTGGAAAAAGCACATTCATCGGTTTAGCCATATGTTTGTTTGCTGGAATATGTTTTTCTCTCTTCTCACCAGCATTTAACCTTGCAACCAATGACCAATGGAATACATTGGATGATGGTGTTCCTCACTTAAGTGTCTACACAGCTTTTTTCTACTTTTCTTGCTCTTGTTTTGTGATTGCCATaattttaaacattacattccttTATCACCCGGCATTCAACTTGCCTAAATCTTCAATCAAAGCCTATTTGAATGACTGGGAAGGGCGTGGTTGGGCGTTTTTGGCTGGTTTTCTTTGTGGTTTTGGAAATGGTCTCCAGTTTATGGGAGGTCAAGCTGCTGGTTATGCTGCAGCTGATGCAGTTCAG GCACTTCCACTTGTGAGTACCTTTTGGGGTGTGCTTATTTTTGGTGAATACAGAAAGTCTTCGAGGAGAACGTATGTCTTTCTTATAGGCATGTTGTCTATGTTTATTGTGGCTGTTGGAGTTTTAATGGCTTCATCTGGTCATCGGAAACATTAA